Proteins encoded together in one Microcaecilia unicolor chromosome 3, aMicUni1.1, whole genome shotgun sequence window:
- the LOC115464548 gene encoding gastrula zinc finger protein XlCGF7.1-like, with protein sequence MTHLGDKLFKCSECDKCFKRKENLQLLKMNHTGDKTFKWSECEKCFKTKANLHWHKMIHMGEKPFKCSECDKYFRTKANLQLHIHMGENPFKCSECDKCFRQKNDLFLYHLNSLNVINVSGGKKTYNCIK encoded by the coding sequence ATGACTCACTTGGGAGACAAActgtttaaatgttctgaatgtgacaaATGTTTCAAGAGGAAAGAAAACCTACAACTGCTTAAAATGAATCACACAGGAGACAAAACATTTAAATGGTCTgaatgtgagaaatgtttcaAAACAAAAGCCAATCTCCACTGGCATAAAATGATTCATatgggagaaaaaccatttaaatgttcagaatgtgataaatatttCAGAACAAAAGCCAATCTCCAACTTCATATTCATATGGGAGAAaacccatttaaatgttcagaatgtgataaatgtttccgtCAGAAAAATGACCTTTTTCTGTACCATTTAAATtctctgaatgtgataaatgtttcaggagGAAAGAAAACGTACAACTGCATCAAATGA